The Cucurbita pepo subsp. pepo cultivar mu-cu-16 chromosome LG18, ASM280686v2, whole genome shotgun sequence nucleotide sequence CCATTGTATTGTATTGACCAACacatgaacaaaaaagaagccaATTACAAATGCAAACTGAGTCAAAATGAGTACACATCCAATCCCAACTCTGCTATCATCTTCATATGGCAAAGCACAATGTTCCCAAGGACTACAAAAACAActctctttccctttcccttccCCTTAACCTTCCCCGCTGCACACGATACCGAGATATGAAGGACATTTACTGCATCTTTCGACTCGGTCATAGCTACAAAAGCGTTGTGGGACTATGCAGCAGACATAATGCACTCGATTGCTTGTTTGCAGATACCAGTCATTGTGGCCTCCGGGCCGAAAACCTGTGGGGAGAGGGCGGTAAGTTCAAAACAAAATGCATAAAGCATATCAATGCCGAGTCTAAGGAGCTGTAACAAAGTTTTACAATGAGTATCTGCTATTGGAACACAGACAGCTAACCTCCCACCCATTTTCAGTCTACAGTGATGGCGGAGAATGGGGACTTGTTCATCCATCCTACAATCTAAATGATGCGTTTCATAAAAATTCCTTCCCTCCAGGGTCGTCTTTATTGATATCGATTCATTCCAATACCCCACTTTGAATTATGTGACGATTCAATGATTAAGCCAAGAAGTTCTACTTGGTAGAGAAGGATTAAAAATGAAGGTACCATACCTCGAGGGGAACTCCGAGCTCTTCTCCTAGAACACGCATTTTTGCAAGACCAGTTTGATAATTGGGACCGCCTCTTCGAACATAGATATGCATTCTTGCAGCCTTCAATTTGGTTTCCTGGTAGATAACTAAAAAAGATTAGACAATTtttagagggaaaaaaaaaaaggaactgaagaacaaaacattctaatAATTACGCACTTTCTCCCTTAGAGCTCGGATAATTCCATTGAAAGTAGCAGCAACATCTGTGAAGTTAGCTATTCCTCCTCCAATTAGAAGGGCTCGCTTCCGTCCATCAGGGTCAGAAGTAGCACACTGGATGCcatcaagattcaaaattaaatacttccGTGACAGAGAAATTATTCCTATGACATATAGAGATGCTTGAACCGAGGGCGTGTGAACATTAATTCTTACATCGATAACAACTCGGGCATATTGCAACACCTCCTCCTCATTTGGAGCTCCACTGTACTCTGCATAATTACCAAGCTCAGATGCATAACCCAAATCTCCAACCTACCAGTGATAGACAACGTGGCATCAATAGCAATGTCTTTGGACCATATCGAATCATCAAGAGAGTCGCACAATGTCTTAGGACAACTTACAGTGTCGGCATATATAACACTAGCACCCCCTCCTGCCACCATCGTCCAAATGCGCCCTTTTGGGTTCAAAACAGTGAATTTCAAGGATGCACTTGTCTGCAAGATCAGCACTATGATGTGATTAAAACTTCTGCCTTCTGTAGTAGAGATGCAAATTCTAACTTTATACacttcccttttcctttttttattatgattatttggACTAGATTATTTATGCTCCTCTCAATCTTGTGGAACAACTACCGATTCAAAAAAGGTTCATTATAAGAAGAAACCATACAGCTTTAAAGATCTTAAATGGTTTGAACCCATGAGTCAAAGACACGATGTCCTTTTGATCATCAGACCAAATCATAGTGTTTAATCTACAACTTCATATCATGATTAACCTTCATGGCTTCAGTCAAATATTGAGAAGTGAAAACATAGATTATTTCTAAGCATCAATAATGACATAAAATGAGTTACCTTCTCATCTAAAGAGTGCACAAAGCTTTCTGTAGGGTTTAGCACTCGACCAAAGGGCAAAGGAAATTCAACGTTTCCCCATCTGAAAACAGCATATCACAGATGAGAAACACAAAGGATGCATTTTTCACATGgaaatgatttttcttttttcttttgtggcTGAGAATTAACGAACATGTTTCTTTTGTGAACAAAAAGAGTGGCATAcattagtaaataaaaaatgtactGAGAATGTatattatcaaaaaaaaaaatacttcttaaagtttttgaaggCAGCAGTGTCATCCAATTCCCCCCTCATATCCAGTGGATACGGCTCCCCATTGACCAGGGTAAATGGATTCATCTCCAGGAAAGTGAAGTCCAGATCTGTAGAGAATTTAAGATACTCTAAAGTCAAATGCCATTATTCTGCATTATTTGAGAGATAAAATTGTCTGAAAGCATATGGATGGATGTCCAAAAACTCCGTGAAAAATATCTACAATATTATTCTCTCATTAGATAAGTGCCACGTATATATGCCTAGGCATATACATCTCTAGAATATTTANTAGAGATAAAATTGTCTGAAAGCATATGGATGGATGTCCAAAAACTCCGTGAAAAATATCTACAGTAGTATTCTCTCATTAGATAAGCGCCACGTATATATGCCTAGGCATATACATCTCTAGAATATTTACGAGAAGATGGTTTCATCATCAGATATTGTACCTTGAAATACACTAAACACACCCATTATGAAGTCACCAATCTTTCCTCGAATCTGGGCAAATACAGATGGTGCAGTAAGTATAACAAAATTAGAGGAAAACTGAGCtgaaaataaatcattaattaaattaacaaagaTAAAGGACTCTTTCAACCATGAGAAAGTTGAGAATAAGAGTATATAGTAAAGTAAGCAATACAGGAAATTTGTAGTAAACCATCAAAAGTGGTAGAATGGAATGAAGACTAAATCCTAAAGTGTTATTCAACACTAGCATGTAGCACATTCACAATGGAACTtcagagaattttttttataactgaACTGAGTACAGTCGATGTATTTGAAATTCTTTCCAGCATTCGCCATTTCCAAGATGAAAAAGATTGAGAAAGAGGGGCAATAGGTGCTTGTATGGCAATGCCCTGACTACATCATATGCCTTGGCAAGTGGAACTTTTTATCACAGGTAATTTAAACTTGAAGCATACACAATCATTACAGACCTACCCGTTCAAGAACAtcctaaaaattattatgtgaAGCTTAAGCTAACATCTCACCTTCTCTTGATGGTGGCAATAAGTCCTCatcttttgattcttttcGGTTTTTGGTACAACACAATGCCTCTTGGTGGTGTACAAATCATACTAAATTCTCTAGAAATTAAAGCCTTTTAATGATTATTAACAATTGGAAGGCTCTACTTTGTTAGTTTTGTGGGGAGAGGTAATC carries:
- the LOC111780398 gene encoding ATP-citrate synthase alpha chain protein 2 isoform X1, with amino-acid sequence MARKKIREYDSKRLLKEHLKRLVNIDLQICSAQVNQSTDFAELTNNEPWLSSTRLVVKPDMLFGKRGKSGLVALNLDLAQVAEFVKTRLGVQVEMGGCKAPITTFIVEPFVPHDQEYYLSIVSERLGCTISFSECGGIEIEENWDKVKTIFLPTEKPLTPEACAPLIATLPLEIRGKIGDFIMGVFSVFQDLDFTFLEMNPFTLVNGEPYPLDMRGELDDTAAFKNFKKWGNVEFPLPFGRVLNPTESFVHSLDEKTSASLKFTVLNPKGRIWTMVAGGGASVIYADTVGDLGYASELGNYAEYSGAPNEEEVLQYARVVIDCATSDPDGRKRALLIGGGIANFTDVAATFNGIIRALREKETKLKAARMHIYVRRGGPNYQTGLAKMRVLGEELGVPLEVFGPEATMTGICKQAIECIMSAA